The Nitrospinota bacterium genome has a window encoding:
- a CDS encoding HigA family addiction module antidote protein yields the protein MIRMARPSHPGQFIRMEIIEPLGLTITKAAEILGVTRPALSALLNGHSALSPDMALRIEKAFGLKMDTLLRMQTAHEIAEVRGREKNIKVKRYTANPRPASAQTF from the coding sequence ATGATACGCATGGCGCGCCCCTCACACCCAGGGCAGTTCATCAGAATGGAAATAATCGAGCCTCTTGGCCTTACCATAACCAAGGCCGCCGAGATACTTGGCGTGACAAGACCCGCTCTTTCCGCCCTTCTCAATGGTCATTCAGCTTTGTCCCCGGATATGGCATTGCGGATTGAAAAAGCATTCGGCTTAAAGATGGATACCCTGCTCCGGATGCAAACCGCCCATGAGATCGCCGAGGTGCGCGGCAGGGAAAAGAACATCAAGGTGAAACGGTATACCGCCAATCCGCGCCCAGCGTCCGCGCAGACATTCTGA